The following is a genomic window from Lagenorhynchus albirostris chromosome 2, mLagAlb1.1, whole genome shotgun sequence.
tgttaaaaaaataaaaaataaaatgttaaaatgtatcctaaaaaaaaaaaaagaaagagaagggagttACTGAAGCTGGGGGAGCCCTTAGAGGGGCTGTGGCTGCATTCCCCACCTGTGATTGGTTCTCAGGCTCAGGCCAAACTCCAAACCTGCCCGGCAACAGCCCAGAGGCCCAAAGAGGGAGGAGGAACTTCGGGGAAGTCAGCTGAGCTGGGGCCACCGCCCAGCCTTCAGCTTCCAGGAATCACTGGGAGGGCCCCAGCTATTCACCACACCCCTCCCTCGGTCTCAGGGCTCCGCCTTCAGCCCTCAGTATCTACAGGGCGGGCTCAGGTCCCACTTCCCTGATCCCCCCGCGTCTTTGATCCCCTTAGGGGTTCACCAAAGAGAGGAACACATCTGACGCCTTCTCTTTACACTGAGCAGAGACACTAAGACTGGGCTTTCCTTGTACCCCCTTCCTCACTCCTCGCCCTGGACTAAAGtcagtttctttcctttaccCCCATTTTCTTTTGCCTCCTTCCTCATGCACTGTCCTCCCAAGATGTTGTCCGGAGTCTTCCTTCTCAGCCACTTCCAACCCAGGGAAAGCCTGCTTCCCAAGGCAACAGTATGATGTGAGGGAGCTGCCAGAGCAGAGACGGCCTGTCTCCTCAGGCAACTCTGGGGTCCTCCCCAGTGTCTGGGTGTGCATGCTCAGGAAACAGTATTCACTGAGTTCAGCTGTTTCTGCAGGCCTTTATTTACGGTCTTACCCGGCCAGACTTGTAGAGGTgcagggatgggagagggatgCTTCTAATAGGGAGAGAAGCTCAATTCTATTGCACTTCCCCTCTTCCTAGGCATGGGGACCCCTGGGAAGTCTGGCTTCCACAAGTGGAGATCTGGACTCAGACCTCAGAATTGTAGGGGTCAGGGAGAGGATCTGTGTTATGGaaaaggctgcccactctcacacCACCTCTAGCAAGCTATTTACCTTGAGAGTGGacatgggtgggggagggaggagggaggagactaGGGTGAGACATCTCTGAAGAATGTCTTTGGCAGGACATCCAGTACTTCCTTGACTCCACCCTCGACTCCACCCCCAAGTCCCCTAGAGCCGGGCCAGGCTCCTCCTCCGGCCGTTTCTGCTGAGGGagaggggtgtggggtgtggggtgtgaatcatttcctttcctcccaccctATAAAAAGCAATAAACCAAGAGCTTAATAGGGAAATGGGTAATAGCAGAAAGGATGAGAGGGGCAGGAAGGCAGGGCCAAAGAAAGGGAACAGGAAAAAAGACCCCTGAAAAGGCAGCCGCCATTCAGCTCAGCCCCAGATGGGAAAAAAGTGCTACTAGATTACAAGAGACTTTACAGAAAGACTCAGCCTACCAAGAAACCCACCATAGGCCAAGCAGTTTCTTCTTCAGCTCTGGACCCAAGTGCCCAACTCCATACCTAAACTGGGAGAAGTGGTGACCTCTAGTGGTCAATGACCAACCTGCAGGGCCTGAGGTCGGCCAGGATCCTCTCCCTCTCTGACCAAGGCTCCTGGTCTCAGGTGACTGGGGCTCATTCATTAGCCTTTCTGGGCCCAAACTCTCTCCACCTGGGCTCCAAGTACTAGTCCCCTTCCCACCCTTCATTCTGATCTCACACTGCTTGCTTAGGTAGCCTGTATGGCTGGGTTCCCACGAGGACAATGAAGAGCCTGTTTCTCATTTGTCATAATcatctttaataaaaaataaattagttctgGGGTGGGAACTGTTTTAGGAGGTGGGGAGCGGGAGCAGGGGCTCGGTTGTCTTATTCTAACCTTTCTCTTTGCCATCTTCTGTCCAGCTGGTCCCTGCTCTGGGGAGATAGTCTCTCTTCCTGGGGAAAAGCAGGATTGGCAATGGCTCACCCCATCCCTAGCTAACTATGAGAGGGAGGGATAGAGAGACTAAGTAAGGGGAGAAAGGGTCAGAGGACAAAAGGATGGTTGAGATGATGTGTGGCCTGAACAGAAGAAATGAGGTTGAGGACACAAAGTTGGGATTAATGGGAAGGCCAGACTCTAAGTAGCTCGGATTCCCAAAGAGTTGCAAACTTGCTTTCCTTTCAGCCTAGAAAACTCTGACAGAAACAGGCATCGTCCCCTCTCCCGGTTCCTTCTCAGTCTGTGTAACTTCTTTTTGAGAAGTGATACAGGTTTATGGGcgcacacacatccacacaggCCCATATACACATCTGGGggcatatgtgcacacacaccatCACACCACCGCACAGACCCAACCACACGTCTTGACAGTTACTGTCCGTCATCTTGCCACCTTCGACCACCCTGGGGGACGTCCCTAGTGAGACCAGGACAGGCTAGAGAGCCAGAGGGTACAGAGTGGGCTGATTGACAGGTGACTGATGGTGGCATGAAAAAACCACGAGGAGAGGGTCTCCTGGACCCATTTCAGGCGGGCTCCGGGGGAGACCGCTCCAAGACATGGGCGCAAGAGCGGCAACAGGTAGCTGTGTAGTAGGGATAGACGCAGAGCCGGGCCTGCACCACCAGGGGGCAATGTGGAGAGCTGTCCTTGCATTGATCATCTGGAGACAGAGGAGGCCATTGGGCACAAGAAGTCACCAAGATCCATCCCGCTGGAGGTGTGTTGCCCACTCCCACTCGTCCTTCCTAATCTCCACCCACACTTCAGCTGACCCCGCTCTGCTggggactggggagagggagCTCTTTACCGGGGCGTTGGCTGCAGGGTTGGCTGTTACAGGATCGTTTCCTGGAGGGCCGCAGGTGAGGAGGACATCGGATGCTGAGGGTCTGGTTGGCAGTCAGGCACTGGACCTCCCTTGTCTGCATGCCCCCCTGGCAGGAGCGAGAACACTGGGGAGACCCCAGCTATCAAATCAGACCTTTGCTGTGCCCCAGGCTCCTCCTGAACCCcaggcctcctcctcctctgaaAAGAATTGGGGGGCTATCCTGGAGCATTATGAAACCCCACGTGGAGGGGGCCCACCTGTCCTCCTGGTCTAGGAAATGAGACAAGTTAAACTGCCGCTGGCTTTAGCCTGGGGCACAGAGGGAGGTACAAGGAGGGacgcctcccctcccctggaaGTCCATGCTGAGCGGGCAAGGGTGCCAGGCACTCACCGGACTCCAGGGTGTAGAAAACCATCGGTCTTGGCAGTCCTGCCCCTGACAGGGCTgcagggcagggggcctgggcaggTGGGAACAGTTGCTAGGAGAAGTCACATTGAACTCAGTCCCCAGTTTGGACACACAGATGATGTCTCTACGCTGCGTGCCAGAGCCACATTCTGAGGAGCACTGATGGAGAAGACGGGAAGGGAGAGCAGGATTACTCCGACCTCCCCCCAGGGAATCCCACCGACGGGCCCCCTCCCAGGCTCTCagctcacctctgcccagggcccCGTGTACCAGCACCACGTCACCTCACAGGGCCCCAAGCTGCAGGCACGCATGTCAGGGGGGCGGCTTCCTGGAGCACAGGTCTGCTCAGTGGCTCCTGCCCCTGCTTCCTCCCGGCCCTCCCCATGGGTCTCCCCACTCCCGAGGCAGATGACAGAACGTCGCTGGATTCCCGTCCCACACTCAGCTGAGCACTGTTGGGAAGCAGAGTGTGAAGGGAGGCTGGAGTGACAagtagaggaaggggagggggctgaggacAGACACATCCCGGATCCGGGAGTTAGGGAATGCCCCAGGGGAACCAGCCAGATATGGGGAAACTTTGCCAGGCAGGGGTCAGGATGTCAGCGTAAGTTTTTCTCTGAGTCCCCAGCATCAGCAGTGTCTAGCAGACGGCAGGTGCTTGCTCAATCAACGTTATGCAACTGTGCTGGAAAGGCCCCGGGAGGGTGTCCTGGGTGGGGGGTACCAGGGGCGTGGGGCTCGGCTGAGGGGGTGTGGGGCCCACCTTGGAGCTCCAGTCGCTGTGGAACCAGGCTGTGGTGCAGGGCCCCATGTCACAGGCCTCTCTGCTGGGGGGCCGCGGGGGGCCTGAGACGCACTCCTGCTCGCTCACTTCATCACCGTTGCTGCCGACGCAGCGGACCTGTCGGCTCCTCTGGCCGCGCCCGCACCGCACAGAGCACTGAGGGGACGAGGGGCATTCAGGCCTGGGCTTCCCCCGCTGCCTCACCAGCCTCCAGCTCTGGGGCCTCTGAACCAGGATGTGCCTTTGATGCCTGGCTCAGCGGTTACAGGGCTTCGTGGGCTGAGGAGCAGGCTGAGTATGGGGCTCTGGGCCCCCAAGCCCCGCTTCCGTCTCTTCGCAGACTTACAGATGGAGGTTCTACATGAGATCTCATTTGTAAAAGTTTCTGCTGATTAGAACGGAGTTGAAAAACCACTGCTCTAGCTCACTGGTGCCCACGCCTCCAGGATCTTCCCGCTCCAAGAGCTTCCTTGCCTGGGACCACTcacctggctccagggggagcgGACCTCCCAGCGGCCGCAGAGGCGCAGCTGGCATGGCTGGGTGATGTTGGGCCGGGGCAGATGTCCGCAGCGCTCCAGGGGCACCGACGAGCCGCCGCCCCCAAACTCCTGCCGGCAGCGCAGCTGACGGTGCTGGGTGCCGGGGCCACAGGAGCGGCTGCAGGACGTCCACTCGCCGGCCTCCCAGCTATGGgcgtgggcagggaggggaagggacagagacacagagggcaAAAACAGAGATGTGTGGGACTGCCATGTTTGGGGAAGGGGACGacagactgggggtggggacccCTCAGAGGAGAGTGGGCATATTTGGAGTCTGGGATCCCTTGTGGGGCTCAGGGTTTCCTTGTTGTCTATGGAATGTCAGCCTTTCTCACTGAATAACGTCTCTCTGAAGCCAGGAGATCTTGTGTTGAGTGCAGAGTCCAGGTGAGATCCTATGGGGGCGAGGATGTGTTTCCCCGGGGCAACCGTCGTGTCCCCAGGACCCTAACCCTCCCGTGGGGCGCACTCACTACGGTGGGCACGGGGGGCCGTGGCAGGGTTCCTGGGAGGCCGGGGGCCTGGTGCCCACGGCACAGCTGCGTTCATCCAGTTCCTCTCCTGACTCACGAGAAATGCAGAGGAAGACAGGGCGCCAGACACCTGAAAGGGATAAAAGGGAAGCCAGGGGAGGTAGGATAGCTCGGCATCCAGTGTCAGTGGGGTCCCAGGCACTGAAGTCCGATTCGGCACAGAGTCAAGGTGTGGACCCACAATCCAGGATATGGGGTCAGGAGTGCCAAGCTGGGCATCTGGGCTGAGGGTGCCAGGAATACAGGCTGGTGGGTGAAGTCTCACCTTTTCCACAGGATGCCGAGCACTCAGAGTGTCCCACCCGTTTCCAGTATCCGGCTGGAGACCCCAGGGGTGTCCTGGGATGGGGCGGGGCAGGCATCTGGGGGATCCGCACCTGACGCTGGAGGGTGCCTGGGGTGCGGGCAGGGCGGGGTACTGAAGCAGGTGGGGGCTCTCCCCTCAAAACCTCTGCGCAGGGAGAGTCGGGTAGACAAATTAGATGCATCCCCATTGCCTCGAGCTCCCCtcagcctctccccacctccttttaGGTCTGGAGATCAAAGTCTTACCAGGCTGGAGTTGGGGGAGCCGGGGCTCTGGGGTGGGGTTCTCAAGGTTGGGGGGAGGTGAAGAGATGACATACTGGTAGAAAACACCTGGGTTTTCCTCCTGAAATATCatctggggagaaaaagagaaggtaaTGAATGTTTGGGGGTGGCCAGGGGAGGCATCCACTAGCCTTCTGCCCATCTTGAGACCCACAGCTTTCCCCTCAGAGGAGAGGCAGCGGGGCGGCCTCCACCTCCGGCCCAGGTGCAGGCCCCTCACTCACATAGACATCCACAGGCTGGGTCGTGGGGCCTTCCGCAGACAGACTCTCCCCCACGCCCTCCTCTCGAGGAGGACGGCTGTACCGGAAGACAGTCCCGCCGGCAGCGTAGGACCCAGGGGGATCCACAGCCCAGTTTCCATTAATGATGGACCGGCCCCCAGGGCCACGAAGTGCTGGAGGTGGCAGATCAGGACATGCGAGGTTAGTCATACTGTCCCCCTCTCCCACCACTTCCCCGACAGCACAGAACCCCACATAGCCCGTGCCCAcgcgggagggaggaagggagcccTGACTTCCCGGGTGGCTCACTTGCCGTGCTGAATGGGGGCGTGAAGGGCAGAACCAATAGGCCAGGAATGGAACGGGGGACCAAAACTCGGGGAATCCAGGGACTCACCAAGGTAGTTGGAGCTGGGCCGGAGCTGGGCGATCCAGAGCCGGGAGGCTCCAGCAGGAATCAACAGGATTTTCTGATAGCCCAGAGGGCCCCCCCGGTCAGTGAGGTTCCCCGAGATGAGGCGACAGGTAGAATCATCACCCCCACAGACTCCACAGCCATCTGGACGCCTGCCCGAGCCGAGGATCCCATCACAGCCAGGGCTCTAGGGGAAAGCGGAGTGAGGCAGGGGCTGCCAGAAGCCAGACACCACCTGCAACCCTGGCCTGGTCGTCTTGGAGTCTTCGGCTCACCACATGTCTTGACCTTTGCACTACAAGTGAGACTTGTAGTTTCTCTGTCAGCCCCACCATTCCCAGCCAGCCTCTGGGAAGCTTGGATGGGCTTAAGGAGTTCGACTCTTGACTCTGCTCAGCCCTGCTTGGCAGGTAAGAACTTTCCTCTCTGCAACCTGAGTCTGGTGTTTTGCCATTGTGATGATGAGCAAggagactctgtgtgtgtgcctgtggcAGTTATTAACATCGCCTCTCTCCCCATGTGCACACCCCGTCCTCCCTCACCAGACAGCGTCCGGCCACACAGATGTCTGGGGCTCCAGGCTGACACAGGGTCCCGTCCTGGACCTTTTCGGTGTGACGGACATAGAAGCGGAAGCCACGGGGACGGCAGTTCAGTTCACAGCGCTGGGAACCCTGAACTAAGAGACAGGGTAGAAGGGTGGTTAGCTGGGGTCCCGGGCAGGAGGTTAACTGAGAAAGAACCCAGGGCCCTGAGAGCGGCTTGGCTTGCCTTATATTAGCAATAGGGCATCCTGAGATTGCCGAGGTCACTGTGGATGAAGGGAACATGACAATTCTGTACTCTGAAAGGTCAGTTTGAGGGTCACACAAAAGTTGGGTCAGATCAATTGAGGTCACTAAGACCAGAAAAGGGGTTGTGAGCTCTGAGAGAGGACAGATACTTGAAACTATGATTATGTGAGTTCAGAGCTCATGAGGGCTTGTCTTGGTATCAAGGTGACACAGGCTGAAAATCAAACGGATGGTAACTTGGGAGAAAGTGATACAACACTGTCCAGGATCCATGGGGCACCTCCACTGAGCTGTCACCACTGGGCAGGATCTCTCTGACCATGCCCTGCTCATGTCACATCCATCCCACCTCCTGGGTTGGGCTTCTTCCCAGAGAAGACCAGCCAAAGGGCACCTCTGGACACATCCCTTCTCCTAGCCTGACCCCTCTGCTGACCATACACCGCCATCTGACAGCTAGGGCTCTGTCCGAAACCCCCAGCCCTTTCTGGGCCtgttctgtctctctccccagccctgggaaATAAGGAAGACAATATGACACAGAAGAAATACAAGAGcctacagagaagaaaaagaggggcTGAGTGTCTCCCTCCCCATCATCCCCCAATCTCCAGCCACCCTGTCCAGGGAGTGGGCTAGAAACCTCACCTTCTGTGAAGGGCTCCCACTGGTACAGCTGACCCATGAACTCCTGGGAGTCAAAGGCTGCACACTGCAGGGCCCGGGGGTCTGGCTGCTCAGGGGGGCAGGGCTGAGGTGGGGGATACAGAGGAGTCAAAGCTGGGGAGGAAAATGGGGGTGTGGGTCAGGGCTGGATTGGGGGGATAAGGAGGCAGGTCAGGTCTATGGAAGAGCTCCAAGGTCCCTACCCTGAAGAGGTCAGATGCCAAGGCCCTTCTCCCTCAGGTCCAGATCTGACAGGCTGAGGACCCAGGCTCAGGGTCAGGGAAGCAGAATTGGAAGTCTGGGGAGGGGTCCAAGAAGGAACTCACCGCTTGGCTGCAGGCTCTCAGCTGCTCACTCTCCCCAGAACATCTTGGGACAGGGCTACTGGGAGCAAAGAGGCTCCAGAGGGGGCTGGAATGGGGGCCAGCACTCAGCAGAGGCAACCAGCCATCTGGGTAGTGAGGGGCAGACTCCGTGAGGGACCCGTGAAGATTCCCCCCAGGTCTCCAGTGCTCCTGGCTCTGCTGGCCTCGGCTCCGAGGGACAGAAAGGAAAGGATTAGGGTGTCTCTCTGCCAGCCGGGGACCGGCCCAACCCTGGGAACTTGGCCTTCTTGGCTGAGGGGACATGTGAAAGGAGCTACCTTCTCCTGGGGATGGAGGGAACAAGGAGGGCTCTGTGCCAGAGGCCTGGGCTCTGGGGTGGGGCCATGTGAGGGCAGGCCTGGTTCTAGAGGGCACCTCTGTCTGAGCAGCTTCGGGGCTTGGGGGTTCTCCTGGGGGGGACGGGGTGTGGGCAGACGGTTCAGTAGGAGGGAGTTCAGTTTGCGGGGTGTGGTTTGCAGAAGATGGCTCTGTTCTTGGAGTCAGGGATGGAAGATCTGAGGTCTGCGAGAGCTCAGAGCTGGGTGGTCTCCTGGGGTGCCTGCGTTTCCGATGGAGCGGCA
Proteins encoded in this region:
- the ADAMTSL4 gene encoding ADAMTS-like protein 4 isoform X1; the encoded protein is MEKWAGRPRMCLMLLLFLPQLCLDQEVLSGHSLQTPPEENQGPEGVWGPWDQWASCSQPCGVGVQRRSRACQLPTAQLHQGLPLPPRPPRHPEALLPRGQGTRPHTSRETLPLYRPPPRGRGGPLRGPASHLGREEAQEIQGARRSRVRDPIKPGMFGYGRVPFALPLHRKRRHPRRPPSSELSQTSDLPSLTPRTEPSSANHTPQTELPPTEPSAHTPSPPGEPPSPEAAQTEVPSRTRPALTWPHPRAQASGTEPSLFPPSPGEGSSFHMSPQPRRPSSQGWAGPRLAERHPNPFLSVPRSRGQQSQEHWRPGGNLHGSLTESAPHYPDGWLPLLSAGPHSSPLWSLFAPSSPVPRCSGESEQLRACSQAPCPPEQPDPRALQCAAFDSQEFMGQLYQWEPFTEVQGSQRCELNCRPRGFRFYVRHTEKVQDGTLCQPGAPDICVAGRCLSPGCDGILGSGRRPDGCGVCGGDDSTCRLISGNLTDRGGPLGYQKILLIPAGASRLWIAQLRPSSNYLALRGPGGRSIINGNWAVDPPGSYAAGGTVFRYSRPPREEGVGESLSAEGPTTQPVDVYMIFQEENPGVFYQYVISSPPPNLENPTPEPRLPQLQPEVLRGEPPPASVPRPARTPGTLQRQVRIPQMPAPPHPRTPLGSPAGYWKRVGHSECSASCGKGVWRPVFLCISRESGEELDERSCAVGTRPPASQEPCHGPPCPPYWEAGEWTSCSRSCGPGTQHRQLRCRQEFGGGGSSVPLERCGHLPRPNITQPCQLRLCGRWEVRSPWSQCSVRCGRGQRSRQVRCVGSNGDEVSEQECVSGPPRPPSREACDMGPCTTAWFHSDWSSKCSAECGTGIQRRSVICLGSGETHGEGREEAGAGATEQTCAPGSRPPDMRACSLGPCEVTWCWYTGPWAECSSECGSGTQRRDIICVSKLGTEFNVTSPSNCSHLPRPPALQPCQGQDCQDRWFSTPWSPCSRSCQGGMQTREVQCLTANQTLSIRCPPHLRPSRKRSCNSQPCSQRPDDQCKDSSPHCPLVVQARLCVYPYYTATCCRSCAHVLERSPPEPA
- the ADAMTSL4 gene encoding ADAMTS-like protein 4 isoform X2, translated to MEKWAGRPRMCLMLLLFLPQLCLDQEVLSGHSLQTPPEENQGPEGVWGPWDQWASCSQPCGVGVQRRSRACQLPTAQLHQGLPLPPRPPRHPEALLPRGQGTRPHTSRETLPLYRPPPRGRGGPLRGPASHLGREEAQEIQGARRSRVRDPIKPGMFGYGRVPFALPLHRKRRHPRRPPSSELSQTSDLPSLTPRTEPSSANHTPQTELPPTEPSAHTPSPPGEPPSPEAAQTEVPSRTRPALTWPHPRAQASGTEPSLFPPSPGEGSSFHMSPQPRRPSSQGWAGPRLAERHPNPFLSVPRSRGQQSQEHWRPGGNLHGSLTESAPHYPDGWLPLLSAGPHSSPLWSLFAPSSPVPRCSGESEQLRACSQAPCPPEQPDPRALQCAAFDSQEFMGQLYQWEPFTEVQGSQRCELNCRPRGFRFYVRHTEKVQDGTLCQPGAPDICVAGRCLSPGCDGILGSGRRPDGCGVCGGDDSTCRLISGNLTDRGGPLGYQKILLIPAGASRLWIAQLRPSSNYLALRGPGGRSIINGNWAVDPPGSYAAGGTVFRYSRPPREEGVGESLSAEGPTTQPVDVYMIFQEENPGVFYQYVISSPPPNLENPTPEPRLPQLQPEVLRGEPPPASVPRPARTPGTLQRQVRIPQMPAPPHPRTPLGSPAGYWKRVGHSECSASCGKGVWRPVFLCISRESGEELDERSCAVGTRPPASQEPCHGPPCPPYWEAGEWTSCSRSCGPGTQHRQLRCRQEFGGGGSSVPLERCGHLPRPNITQPCQLRLCGRWEVRSPWSQCSVRCGRGQRSRQVRCVGSNGDEVSEQECVSGPPRPPSREACDMGPCTTAWFHSDWSSKCSAECGTGIQRRSVICLGSGETHGEGREEAGAGATEQTCAPGSRPPDMRACSLGPCEVTWCWYTGPWAECSSECGSGTQRRDIICVSKLGTEFNVTSPSNCSHLPRPPALQPCQGQDCQDRWFSTPWSPCSRSCQGGMQTREVQCLTANQTLSIRCPPHLRPSRKRSCNSQPCSQRPDLTPTIKL